The window gttcttatttCTAATTTAGCAAAGGATAATACTTGGTTATTTAAAGTGAGAAttcacttttttatttaatcCAATAATATTCTCAcaccttttttattattttagaaaataatagCATGCtagtaattcttttttttttgaaaaataagaaacacccgatattttttattgtaccaaattaaaaaataaataagtaaagaataatttaaaaaaatcaaaattttaaattaaattttgtaaaccaaataatgtgaatATTGATGGTTAAATTATTACAAATTCTTATTACcgtgtttattaatttttggtaacacattatttgattaaaaaatttgtCTCCATATTACTATCAATATATAGAATACTCACTTTGATTACTCAAGTATTATCTTCGCAAAAAACCAaatgaattgttattagcactccaaactttttatattaggaaagaaaaatacacttgtgagaagtgttgaatgagatttttgaagtgtcaataacacttcccaaaatcaaaacaaacaatacataaaataatggagataaaaataataaaaaattatgtggCTTCCTCAGCAGGTGCCTTGCGGACCACGGATCTTGATAATATGAGCTGTTTTGAAGAAGAAACCCGTCTCTTCCCTTCTCTATAaaagctctttttttttcctttgttctaTTTTCTTAACTGCTCTCTgaccctttctttcttcttctctgacttgtctctctccctctttcctcTTCAATTCGATCGATCGGCTAGCTGCAGATTCATTcgttaattttctttcttttcttcggTTTGTAGTTGAAATTAATTGTTGGATTGAGAATACTTTGTATTCTTGAACTTAGCTGGCTTGCTAGGCAGCCCTTATATAAAAAGAGAAATTGTCGGcgtacatatacatataacaAAAGAGGAGAGATGGATCCGTCGATTGAAGCACAAACAGAAACAGGCATGGTGGTGAATAGAGGATTATCAGACGAGCTCAAGGGGTTGCCTCCGGGTTTTCGGTTTCATCCCACGGATGAAGAAATCATAACTAGCTATCTCATAAAGAAGGTCATCAACAGCAGCTTCGAAGCTGTTGCAATCGGCGAAGCTGATTTGAACAAGTGCGAACCTTGGGATTTGCCTAGTAAGTATTACTTGTCTGTCTTCCAGGGGTATTTCGTGtcgtatgtatatatatattttgaattaCTTGAAATAACTTAGTTTGCATATATGGATATGTATATTCCTTGAGCAGAAGAAGCAAAGATGGGAGAGAAGGAGTGGTACTTCTTTTGCCAGAGAGACAGGAAGTATCCGACGGGGATGAGGACGAATCGTGCGACGGAATCAGGGTACTGGAAGGCCACAGGAAAGGATAAAGAGATATTCAATAAGGTTAAAAAGCAGCAACAGCAGGGCGGGAAAGGTGCAGGAGGAGGATGCCTGGTTGGGATGAAGAAGACTCTTGTGTTCTACAGAGGGAGAGCCCCTAAAGGAGAGAAGACCAACTGGGTCATGCATGAATACAGGCTTGATGGCAAAATCCCACTCTACAATAACCTCTCCAAGGCTGCAAAGGTAATTAAACTTTTAAAATCATATTCATACCTATTTTAATACCAATTAAACATCCGTGGCCCCCTTTTGAATTTTGTTATGTTGGTTGGGAGTTTCCTTTCAAGGACGGGTTTGGGCTTTTAGCTAGCTTtaaattttctcttcttttttttgcaaGTCATCAATATTTGAAGATCAATcgattttagttttagttttaattttaatcttaatTTTGTATATATACGTTGGTGTAGGATGAATGGGTTGTGTGCAGAGTTTTCCACAAGAACATGGGGCTCAAAAGAACCCTTACCCCAACTCGGATGAACTCTTTTGGGAATATTGGGGATCACGATCTCTTGGATTGTTCTTCCCTCCCACCTCTTATGGATCCTCCTCTTAATACTTCCAACATCATGACCAACAAACATTCTTCATGCTATGGAGACAATGACTTCAAGCCCGATTCCATTATCACAGCGCCACACCCATCGGATTATCGTGGAATCAACACTAACAGTTACCTCAACTACGTTTCACTGGGGGGAGGCGGCCGCGGTGTTCAAGGCCTCAAGCAGAGTTGCAACTTTCAGCTGCAGCCTAACAATAACTACAACAGTTACCAAGCCATTAGTCTCAGTAACCCTTCCAACATGTTATATCCTCCACCTCTTCATCATAATCATCAGCATCATCACCAGTTTCAAAATCCTTCTAGTTTCCCAAATTTCCAGCGAAATCAGATGATGAGCGATTCTGATTATTTTCAACAAGGGATGATGAGGGGTACTCAAGGGCAAGGGTCGGTGTTCCAAACAAGTACTATTACTAGTAGTGACCGTGATGACGATGATCAGGCCATTCTAAAAGCAATAGCTgcagacaacaacaacaacaacaagaggAAGAATAATAATGAAACATCATCGTCTGGCTTAGGAGGAGGAGGCTT is drawn from Malus domestica chromosome 14, GDT2T_hap1 and contains these coding sequences:
- the LOC103424213 gene encoding NAC domain-containing protein 77-like (The RefSeq protein has 5 substitutions compared to this genomic sequence): MDPSIEAQTETGMMVNRGLSDELKGLPPGFRFHPTDEEIITSYLIKKVINSSFEAVAIGEADLNKCEPWDLPKEAKMGEKEWYFFCQRDRKYPTGMRTNRATESGYWKATGKDKEIFNKVKKQQQQGGKGAGGGCLVGMKKTLVFYRGRAPKGEKTNWVMHEYRLDGKIPLYNNLSKAAKDEWVVCRVFHKNMGLKRTLTPTRMNSFGNIGDHDLLDCSSLPPLMDPTLNTSNIMTNKHSSCYGDNDFKPDSIITAPHPSDYRGINTNSYLNYVSLGGGGRGVQGLKQSCNFQLQPNNNYNSYQASSLSNPSNMLYPPPLHHNHQHHHQFQNPSSFPNFQRNQMMSDSDYFQQGMMRGTQGQGSVFQTSTITSSDRDDDDQAILKAIAADNNNNNKRKNNNETSSSGLGGGGLDRHCKVEQFSSNQSMFSPSQDTGLSTDMNTTEISSSFISKQELGSTNNSSYDQDPSVVPLSDIEGLWDF